The Plasmodium falciparum 3D7 genome assembly, chromosome: 12 genome contains the following window.
tcttaattaatattatatatatatgtatattctgttttttaaaaaattatatgattctTTATAGTTTCTTATATAATTGTagattttcaattttttgtattctatttatttttctatattattatttattttttagttTAGATTTTTATAGAATTATACATTTACCATTGGATAATTTCTTCTTTCCCtttctttgttttttatttttttcatttctttttatttttaagattATCATGtctttatattatgaatatgtatatgaaaaaaaatatagaatacTATttgtcaaaaaaaataatctcATAGAAAAACGGATAACCAAAAGGAAAAACACGAACATTAATAATGCTTATTTTACGAAATATTTTTCGATAGATAATACTATACCTACATCGCCCATagaagatatattaaataactTCAAACATATTTTAGaaactattaatattattgaagAAAATCCAAACCACAATCTAACaacaaatataatgaaaatcaaagaaaaaatcaaaaattgtgataatatattaaggacgaaaaatattaatcaaGTACAAATAGGAAAATACAGAAAATTtgaaaaagtatataatatatggtgTTTAGACAAAATGTATCTAAATTACCCATTAAATCAAGAAGAAACTAAATCGTTCTTATCAAATAGTCTTAACAGAAtatcttttaattctttttctaatatgcattctttattatcatcaaagTTTCAAGAacattataatgatatatatgattggAATGgtaatattgaaaatatatataaagcaaATACTTTTATATCTATAGGTTATAAACTATTATATCCGTTAGGTGTATTAGAAGCTAATTTTGATAAAGAGAAATTGAAAAAGTTTCTTTTCAGAATATGttcttattataatgatattcCTTATCACACTAGTCTCCACGCAGCAcaggtatataaaaaataatatatatattggggTAAATACATAGGATTTgtgtttatacatataataagacaatataaataaatatataaattaatatataaattaatatatatatatatatatatatatgtatatgtttgtGTACATATGTATGGATGTATATCCCTTTTTAGGTAGCTCATTTTAGCAAGAGCATGCTTTTCATGCTAGACATGAACCACAAAATTTCAGCTATTGACGAATTTTGCTTACATATATCTTCTCTATGCCATGATACAGGACATCCTGGACTCAATAATTATTTCCTTATCAATTCAGAAAATAACTTAGCACTaacatataatgataatagtgTTCTAGAAAATTATCATTGTTCCTTACTCTTTAAAACTCTGAAAAATcctaattataatatatttgaacattatccttatcatatttttatttcatgcaaaaaaaatatcatcaAAGCTATTTTGTCAACTGATATGAAAAAccattttgaatatatttctGATTTTAGAACTTCCAAAGAATTTATagattatgataatttatcAAATGATCAAATATGGCAAATATTCTGTCTTATTTTAAAGGCATCAGATATTGGACACTCAACACTTGAATGGAATAAACATCTTGAATGGACACTCAAAATTAACGAAGAATTCTATTTACAAGGTTTACTAGAAAAATCgttaaatatacaaaatagtTTTTTATGTGATATTAATACTATGAATAAATTAGCTCTCTCACAAATCGATTTCTTAAAACATTTATGTATTCCTTTATTCAatgaattaaattatatatgtaaaaataatgacGTATATACTCATTGTATACAACcaattgaaaataatatagaacGTTGGGAGAGCCACAAAAATGATAATCAAAATTTAGGTTTGCACGAAAAGTATAAAGAGGAAAACTTACTAAGCAAACTTGAGCTCATCAaatttgaataaaaatatacaaggagaaaaatatatttgatgattgtataaatatatatatatatatatttatttatttatttgtgtatttgttttatatattatgttttttatatgaatacatcaatataaatatatatatatatttcataacatgttatatttttttgtgaacACGCTATATTtgtgttataaatatatatatatatattttatatttcacggctaatcttttatttttttattattttaaagtaCTCTTTAGTAATTCCCTATTTGAtgaaaacaaataaaattattattttactcaatttttttttattttataaaaattgtgttcatttattatgtttCTCTACATAAATAaagtgaatatatatatatatatatatatatatatatatttatatttataatcaaCACTTTAAGCACTCCTATATTACTGCATAAAACATGTAACACGTATAACAAATATGTGTTCATTTTattgaaaaacaaaaaaaataagtaaattttaatttttatttataagtaaattatattttttataaaatattatatatatatattgatagttttcatattatatattattcctacaatttatatttttcatttattttatatttcttcttatataaaaataaaacaagtggacaaataatatatgagcatataatatatatatatatatataccttgttttatataaaaacaacaacaaataagtatataaattgatacaaatataaataaataaatatatatatatatatatatatatatatattttttttatgtatcacacataattttttattatgatataaagTATGCATTTGCTATCTTTtctttcatttattatatggttTATACACTGTACAGCCAAAAGACATGAATattcaataaaaaaatattttctgaACAGTcataatttttgtaaaataaaacCTGACCCGTTCAGGAAAgatactttaaaaaaaagactATATTCTTCTGATGGAATTAAAGACGAAATAATTATCGGAACTCGTGATTCTCCGTTAGCCTTAAAACAAAGTGAAAAAGTgaggaaaaaaattatgtcatattttaaaaaaatgaataaaaatataaatgtaacatttaagtatataaaaacaacaggtgataatatattagataGTAAGAGTGTTGGATTATATGGCGGGAAAGGAATATTTACAAAAGAATTGGATGAACAATTAATAAATGGAAATGTAGATTTGTGTGTGCATTCTTTGAAAGATGTTCCTATATTATTACCTAATAATATTGAATTATcatgttttttaaaaagagaTACAATAAATGATGCTTTTTTatctataaaatataaaagcatAAATGATATGAATACGGTCAAAAGTGTATCAAAAACAGAAGACATTCATCATATCAACAAAAAAGATAgtgatcataataatgatacatTATGTACTATTGGGACATCGTCCTTAAGAAGAAGAAGTCAAATTAAAAacagatataaaaatatttatgtaaacaATATAAgaggaaatataaatacaagaattgagaaattatataatggAGAAGTTGATGCGTTAATAATAGCTATGTGTGGTATAGAAAGATTAATAAAGAAAGCAAATCTTAAACATCttctaaaaaataaagaacagAAAAATATCTGCCAACCATTTCTTCtcaaatgtaataataaaaagtgtATAGATTTGTGTCATGTTAATATACAAAAGTTGAATAAAAACCTGATTTATCCTGCCTTAGGTCAAGGCATTATAGCAGTTACctcacacaaaaaaaattatttcatttccagtctcttaaaaaatataaacaataaaaaatcaGAAATGATGGCACAAATTGAAAGAtcctttttatatcatatcgATGGGAATTGTATGATGCCTATAGGAGGATATACAAACATGAGaaatgaagatatatatttacatgtaATAATTAATGACATACATGGATATAACAAATATCAGGTAACGCAAAAagatacattatataattataaagaaattgGCCCTAATGCTGCTATTAAAATGAAGGAAATTATAGGCACTGAACAgtttaacaaaataaaagcGGAGGCTGAATTGCaccttttaaataataaataatataataatatatataggtatatattaaaaataaaaaaagaaaacaaaattaaagaaaaaggaaaaatatcaaattttatatgcaataaaaggaaatatatacatatatatatataatatatatatatatatatatttttgtttctttgtttattatttatcatttttattttttttttttttttttaagatctTACTgataatattctttataaatgtgtttgtatatataattttttgcattataaattaagagtatttcaaaatatataataacattttaatatttgtccctcccaaaaaaaaaaatatatatatatatattatatatattatatatatttacaaaaaaagtatattttaataattcgtAGCATTTAATGTTTAGTTTATAGTTtgttcttattttatatttttatttcttttattttttaattttttttgtttttaaattaagatcaaattatttaatatgtttactgcttaatataataacataaattatGTTTTTTCTGTTTGagtattcatttttaaatgagtttatatttgttcattcaaaattaaaatatacatatattgtataatatattttacgttattttttttttttttttttgtctacttaaaacatataaaaatggaagaaaacaaaaaggtaataaaatataaaaaagtggaaaaataatatatatatatatatatatatatatattatatatatttatatttaaattattttttttcttccttcatgtatacacatatatagaTAATGAATATGAAAGAACATCAGTGGAGGTTGtttgaatataatatgagTAAATGGAtgatagaaaataaatatatattagatcaagaagaaaagaagaaattttATAAGTGTGCTAATTATAGTATAGGTAGCGGAGTCCTTAATGCTtccttaatatatttcttatgtaaaaaatacaagaattatataacacCCGTATCAAGATTTTTTCTGACATTTTCTTTGGGTGTTTATACATCTAtggttataaataaaatatataggaGAAAGGCCTATATAGAGGTAATGTATAAGttgaaacaaaaatatatgtgaaagtatatactttttattatcttatgtgtatatatacgACAGagcaatataaaaaagaaaaaaaaagaaatgttcataaataaaatacatacatatatatatatatatatatatatatattatttttattttagatATTAAGTTCTAAGACTACTATGACCGATAAAGCAAAAGAAGTTTTAAACGATATACTAAATATTAATGAGGATAATATTAAAGTATCGCCccaagaaataaaaaaaaatgaggataaagataatataaattcgcataattatatgaatgatCAGGATATTCCTTTGAATATCCATACTCAGGAAAAAGAGaatgtaatataaatgtgtaaaaaaaataaataaataaataaataaatatatatatatatatatatatatatatatataattatttatttatttcttataattttctttttttttttttagaacaATTTGGACTTTATTCCTGATTTGTAAGTTAAAaatagtttatatatatatatatatatatatattgtaaggcatatattataaatatatattatttatttattcctcatatttttttttagaaataaCACCATTATGAAAGAACAAATTGATGAGTTAGAAAGGTacgtataattatatatacctaatttgaaaatatttatatatttattaaatattatatatatacataaatatatatattatatggttCATTTTTAGATGCAAAGATATGTCAATTTGCACAgatgaaaatttaaaaaatatgataaaaaccttagaaaaatattcttaaaaaaatatatacatatatacatatatatatatatatatatatatatatatataacaaattataatacttttttaaaataaatgaatatgtgCAGTATACAAATATGGCTtgtattaattaaattataaacttacaaaaaaaagaaaatatacatatatatatatatatgtaatgtcTGTTCATTCTTCATAGGCAAgattattactttttaaaGGATCCTAACGAAAGTAAAAAATGGAaacttatttaaaatattacatattgtatatattattgcatattatatgtatcaatagtatacatatatatatatatatatatatatttatttatatttatattttgcatatttatttttttttttaaggtaATTCGGTTAGCTGGGATGAAATACGTAAacgaaatgaataaaaaaaaaaaaaaaacttacgATTTTAAAAAGATGGAcagatataatattttatcatataatatcatttaaAATACACAGAATtctctctatatatatttcacatttttgaatttaaaaaatttctttaaattttccaaaaaatttatcataattaaaatttcTACTgtcattattaaatttttttacatactGGAAATAATTTGTgtcataataaaaagaaagaatgttattataaattttaatagcTTGATATTTAGATATGGCTGgattaattatatgtattttcgATAGAAtgatttctttatttttaaattcatcaaaaaaatgtaatgtAATAAATGGAGTTGAATTacttttatgtttattataatattctaatgatgtaacaaaaattaatttagAATCAATAAATTGTGTGTAATAAGTTATATatccattattatttttaaagggtataataaaatgagaattatttttacaattattttttattacttcatatttatttatatccatataatctgatataacatatttattatctttatatttttctttccatatatttattatcttatatttatcttcTCTTTCTAATAAGGGCAACTtcacaatattttttaaatcacgAGAACAAGGCagggaaaaataaaatcttTTCTTACTCAAGTTTGTTAACATTatccatattttataaactcacaaaaaaataaaaaaaatatactatacatatatatatatatatatatatatatatatttatttatataatttttattatatgatcattttatcattttgctttttcttttttttttttttttttatgaattaatttataaacatactattttttttataaaacacaatttaatttataataaaaattaacatatataaatatatatatatattacattatacatacattatatgatttatgtgcacattcatttattttaattatatagagTATGTATCCTTCAATCGTAATAcctatatattacaaaaggaataaatataaagaaacgAATTTAtggatattttattatatatatatatatatttatcttaatgtattaaaaatatttttcattttaaagtttatattttaaaagtagaaaaaaaaaaaaaaaattaaattttaaatgagcattattaaaaatattaaccaaaaaaacaataaaataaaataaaataaatataaactatatatgtatatatataggtttatttttgaaagggttaaaaatgtttaattaatatagaatgtataaaaatatatatatttaaaaaaaaaaattattacacaatataagaaaaattataagtataatatatatatatatatataattgcaatatatagaataaatgaatacaatccttttattttattttattttattttttttattttttttttttattttatttttttttttatttttttatttttttattttttttttttatttttatttttttgataaaataacatatttattcACTCACACCTTGTGTAagtattttctttaatattgGACACGGTTTTTGCAATACACTTTGCCTTTTATCGAATTGTATTATTTGGCCCTCTTCTATTACTCCTATATAATCAACATAATTCAATAAGTCTAACCTATGTGTAAATATAATAGTTGTTTTATccttcatatatttaattaatgctttgtttataatattttcagaTAGTTTATCTAGAGAAGATGTAGGTTCatctaatattaatattttattatttttaattaaattttgtGCCAAATATATTCTTTGTTTTTGTCCACCTGATAAGGATGTACCATTAACACCAACATTCATGTTGTCATAATTAAaatgattttttaaaaattcatcAATATGTaaatcattataaatatttttcattttatcagaagataaattattctttatttcttcttgTACCTTTtgtaattcttttaataaaaaagtatatatttcatatgtattcttcatatcatttttattaatatcttgTTCACTGTCATATGTATTAAttgtattatcatcatcgtttttttctttttttgtattttcattatttatcatatttataaacgCTCCTTGATTTTGTTCTATCAATCTTATCTGCTCTTTTAACATCTCCTCATATGCTTTATAAGGATACATCAAATTCTCACGCACAGTCAAGTTAAACAAAAAGGGGTCCTGAGTAATAACACCCACAATAGATCGTAACACCGcagaatttattttatttattggaACGTTTCCCACACAAATTTCGCCTGACGCGTTCAGGTCATTTTTTTTGGTGAGTAAATTCAAAATGGTTGTTTTTCCACTACCACTTTTTCCAACAATAGCAACAGATTTGTTATGAGGTAAAAAGAATGATACATTTTTCAAGGCGAATTTTTTATTACgctcattatttatatttgcatttatattatcttttgtATTGTCGtatgaaaaagaaacatTATGAAATGTGATTGAGAAGttattactttttaaaaaatcaatTGATGTTTTATTccaataattatgaaaattattatcaggcaattttattatttgtaagaCTTTTGAACAGGAACCTAAACATTTTTGAATATCTCCAATGGCATGCATCATTCCTTGTATGCCACTACCACAAAACAAGGAATACATTATTAGTGAAAATAAGTCTCctgtatttataaatttatgtgctattaaataattaccataatatattaaatgtaataaaaataaggagataatactaaaaaataaaaaatgattccCTGATTTTACTAATGAATGTTTTTTTCCTATTTTATATACGTCttctaaataatttataaattcttttttttcataggACTCACCATTTAATAAACGTACGTtactaatattatgaattttttCTGAAGCAAAATCAATACATGAACTAAGTTTTTCTTGTTTTAAAACACTTATCTTTTTTACAAATTTAGCATATGTTGTACCTATTAATAAACAACCAGACACAGGTAATAGAAAAGATTGGAATAAATTCCTTGGAGATATATGTAAGGCACATATCCCACCTATCAAAGCTGATATAAAATTCCTTATACCAAATgataaatgtattaaaaatttagACGATATTTCTATATCATTAGATAATCTATTTATTAATTCTCctgttttttgtttattaaaaaaatgtacatcTTGATTTAAtactttttcaaaaaaatggGTTCTTAATCTTCttgttattttttcaatagatgtttctataaaatatattctaaaGAAACTGAATGTAGATATACCTATAATTAATAAGACAGTTTTATAAATTTCAtttgttaaatattttaaagattCTTCTTTCCCAccatacatattaataattttacttATGCACATTGGGAATATCATTTGTCCTAAGGAAGATGCAATTAGGCAAAACATAGCAAACcctaaatattttctttctttttttaaaatattaaataaatcttTTAACGATGACACATTGTTACTCTTATGATTAtgattcttattattattattatcattattattacttttattattattattattattattattattattttcaccTATCCTTTTCATAAACAATTCGTTgaatttatcttttatattatcaatgATCGAATTTTTCTTTGGATCAAATAAATGGGACCTAAAGcattttttatgtgtataattattcatcatattattaaatatattttttcctttctttCTCATAAttccatattttatattactattattattaggatccttaatattaatatttttatatatacccatACTTTTATAATAACATGTCATTCCTCCACTTttattgtttaaaaaaaaaaaatctctTCCTCCTGACGGagaatatttcttataagtgtgtatattatttattccaacattattataatataatgcgTTCCCATAATTTTTACAATTCCTTACATTTCTTACATTCTGCccaaacaaaaaataaccattattgttattattaattagaTAATAGTAGTTTATCAGATGCcgttttattatcattacgTATGTATTATGTTGtatatgaaattaaaaaaagaaaaaaaaaaaaaaaaaaaattatatatctgccatgataaataaataaatatatacatatatatatattttatgtgtaCCTCTTTTTATGCatatcaattttttattctgggagaaaaaaattaattacttctattttttaattttaccccccaaaagaaaaatatatatacatatataaattataataaatattatacaatatttACTAAGGgcgaaatataatatatcatattatataatttattttagcGGATGGCAggaaaacatttttttcctataattaaaattctcaggaacaataatataattataccaaaaaaaaagaaaagaaaaaaaataaagcacatatatatgatgatatatatataatatatatatatatatatttttcatttacatatattatttatatttgggaattaaaaaaaaaaaaaaaaaaaaaaaaacacaattTAGAAGACAATCCATaagtttatttttcttaattttttttttatccttttaaTTGATGAACTAATATTCTAATAAAGTATTATTgtatggatatatattatatatgacaaaaaaatatattaatatatatgttgtacaagtttttttttttttttttttttttttttttgaaactATAACAttattgataatataaaaataatatgagaaGAAATGATATTCCTAATTTTGTCATGATAAACTTGGGTGAGCACataaattatacatttataaaagtaataagaagatttataaatacatgAATTTGTTTGTatgtaaaaattttattctcataaaaacaatatatgtatatatacatatatatatataatttattttgcttttttttttttttttctttttttttttgtgtgactaatttgatatttttaagagaagaaaaaaataaaataaaagggaATAGCCACTCTTATGAatcacataaatattttttacataaaataaaaaatattcaaaaaatgttTGAATAAAGTTGAGTAAATTGGATTGATGGGGAATAAAACATGTGATAATGATTAGtacataaacaaaaatatattatatatatatatatatatatgtatatatataaatatatatgtttatatatttatattaaggTGGCAAAaataaacacatatatatatattatatgtatatagatATTTTCCCTTTTGAGGAAAGAACCTtgattacaaaaaaaaaaaatatataaaataaaagaatgactttaaaaaatggatacagaaaaattataaaaattctttttatattcatacacatttttcatattactATTGAATCTTTTGTAACTAATTACTTATGTACCATAAATGAAGCGacacattataataatgtattttataaaaacaagaATAGGAcaattttaaaagataaaaagtACCTTttggaaaaaaagaaaaaaaatcttTTTAACGTCCAACCATCCACTGTTATCACGCCTGATAACGAAACAAGCAATGAGATAAtcaaaaaagtaaaattaaaaaaaaaggataagaaaatatttaaaaaatataaagatttCCTTGATATATTACCAAAAAAAACTAATGAGTATACCTTAATGGAAGcaatagaaaaaattaaaacattaGCCATACATAAATTTGTTGAAAGCAtagatatttatttatccttTAATCCGAAAAAATCGAAAATGactaaaaatgataatataaaaacgtTTATTACTTTTCCTcacaatttaaaaaaaaagagagaaaaaaaagtatatgtGGTAACTAATGCGAAGTTGCAAAAAATAGCTAGCCAGtcaggtaaaaaaaaaaaaacaaaaatatatatatatatatatatatatatatatattgccaTGTGAATGATTGTATTAAATGAATTGTGGACAATAAAGAGgaaaaaaacattttgataataattcttttaacaataatatgtatatatatatatatatatatatatatatatatatatatttttttatatttatatttttatatattatttattcagGAGCGGATGTTGTTGGTGAAGATGATttgataaataaaataaaagaaagagAAATTAGACTACAGAAAaggaataataattttttaatttgcaCAAATGACTGTATACACAAATTGACAAGAGTAGGAAAAGAGATAGGAAGAAAAGGATTAATGCCTAATGAAAAATGTGGAACATTAGTTAGTGAATTTTTATTACCTAAACatgtaaaattatttaaatctgaaaatacatatatatttaaattaaataaattaaatacattaaatataaatattggaGATGTTTATATGTCAAATGATGAAATAAGAGAAAATATTAACCATTTATTTGAACATTTGGAAAATCTtgaattttttcattttaattttaagcACGTCAAAACTATTTATTTAAGTAGTACTATGGGTTTCccttttaaaataaagaaaaattctttataaaaaatagagCAGCtctcatatttttatgtgcAATATGTAGATAAGCCTAATGctttattcattattttgttaatatatatatatatatatatatatatatatatatatatatttatttatttatttatatttatttatatttattaatttttttttgtacatttattatgtgatcacataaaatatacctcctttcctttttttttttttttttattctaaacagtaaaaatatgattattttatatttgtacacatatcatataaaaaaataataataatttatattttgcgTTTACTTTTAGCAAGTAAGAGAATGAGGAACCTGTATATTGTATTTATACGGTATCCATCTTTCTTTCTTAATGTTAACAAAATGTTTTTGttgttttatgta
Protein-coding sequences here:
- a CDS encoding ATP synthase mitochondrial F1 complex assembly factor 1, putative translates to MLTNLSKKRFYFSLPCSRDLKNIVKLPLLEREDKYKIINIWKEKYKDNKYVISDYMDINKYEVIKNNCKNNSHFIIPFKNNNGYITYYTQFIDSKLIFVTSLEYYNKHKSNSTPFITLHFFDEFKNKEIILSKIHIINPAISKYQAIKIYNNILSFYYDTNYFQYVKKFNNDSRNFNYDKFFGKFKEIF
- a CDS encoding cGMP-specific 3',5'-cyclic phosphodiesterase alpha; this encodes MMDTKVDQTIQPKFYVDKKLSKSFDNKLDEDIFNYPFKKESFLKSEKFSFEHTKDSLWKCIKEKAKKKSDMEYFNCVNNLCCKFICTIRKYVKYFLYLKDSSYEIYNINLYNNNNMNIINNKNITNNKNITNNINNSFSNDYINYNHNYNHLNNSSSSKHNNYNVNNIDEKNIKNDYNTYHNIYEQIFFKYNPSFYEYLMFTLMKKLIHYKNYIFNKTKKINNSYNNNDIKNIDGFLIFQNINFEEIFLNTFYSSFPFKLFLHSLYMIFICFIYFVVLYFMLLKKIYTHPFIFHLSVLKFLFDIIFFLSFILYPLFLRLKRIDKIIYSSYISSYIFVCVTFLYSFIIFKCSSYSVKMNNFYRIIHLPLDNFFFPFLCFLFFSFLFIFKIIMSLYYEYVYEKKYRILFVKKNNLIEKRITKRKNTNINNAYFTKYFSIDNTIPTSPIEDILNNFKHILETINIIEENPNHNLTTNIMKIKEKIKNCDNILRTKNINQVQIGKYRKFEKVYNIWCLDKMYLNYPLNQEETKSFLSNSLNRISFNSFSNMHSLLSSKFQEHYNDIYDWNGNIENIYKANTFISIGYKLLYPLGVLEANFDKEKLKKFLFRICSYYNDIPYHTSLHAAQVAHFSKSMLFMLDMNHKISAIDEFCLHISSLCHDTGHPGLNNYFLINSENNLALTYNDNSVLENYHCSLLFKTLKNPNYNIFEHYPYHIFISCKKNIIKAILSTDMKNHFEYISDFRTSKEFIDYDNLSNDQIWQIFCLILKASDIGHSTLEWNKHLEWTLKINEEFYLQGLLEKSLNIQNSFLCDINTMNKLALSQIDFLKHLCIPLFNELNYICKNNDVYTHCIQPIENNIERWESHKNDNQNLGLHEKYKEENLLSKLELIKFE
- a CDS encoding porphobilinogen deaminase encodes the protein MHLLSFLSFIIWFIHCTAKRHEYSIKKYFLNSHNFCKIKPDPFRKDTLKKRLYSSDGIKDEIIIGTRDSPLALKQSEKVRKKIMSYFKKMNKNINVTFKYIKTTGDNILDSKSVGLYGGKGIFTKELDEQLINGNVDLCVHSLKDVPILLPNNIELSCFLKRDTINDAFLSIKYKSINDMNTVKSVSKTEDIHHINKKDSDHNNDTLCTIGTSSLRRRSQIKNRYKNIYVNNIRGNINTRIEKLYNGEVDALIIAMCGIERLIKKANLKHLLKNKEQKNICQPFLLKCNNKKCIDLCHVNIQKLNKNLIYPALGQGIIAVTSHKKNYFISSLLKNINNKKSEMMAQIERSFLYHIDGNCMMPIGGYTNMRNEDIYLHVIINDIHGYNKYQVTQKDTLYNYKEIGPNAAIKMKEIIGTEQFNKIKAEAELHLLNNK
- a CDS encoding cGMP-specific 3',5'-cyclic phosphodiesterase alpha, translated to MMDTKVDQTIQPKFYVDKKLSKSFDNKLDEDIFNYPFKKESFLKSEKFSFEHTKDSLWKCIKEKAKKKSDMEYFNCVNNLCCKFICTIRKYVKYFLYLKDSSYEIYNINLYNNNNMNIINNKNITNNKNITNNINNSFSNDYINYNHNYNHLNNSSSSKHNNYNVNNIDEKNIKNDYNTYHNIYEQIFFKYNPSFYEYLMFTLMKKLIHYKNYIFNKTKKINNSYNNNDIKNIDGFLIFQNINFEEIFLNTFYSSFPFKLFLHSLYMIFICFIYFVVLYFMLLKKIYTHPFIFHLSVLKFLFDIIFFLSFILYPLFLRLKRIDKIIYSSYISSYIFVCVTFLYSFIIFKCSSYSVKMNSNTYQNNFVFQNMLFLLINIIYICIFCFLKNYMILYSFLYNCRFSIFCILFIFLYYYLFFSLDFYRIIHLPLDNFFFPFLCFLFFSFLFIFKIIMSLYYEYVYEKKYRILFVKKNNLIEKRITKRKNTNINNAYFTKYFSIDNTIPTSPIEDILNNFKHILETINIIEENPNHNLTTNIMKIKEKIKNCDNILRTKNINQVQIGKYRKFEKVYNIWCLDKMYLNYPLNQEETKSFLSNSLNRISFNSFSNMHSLLSSKFQEHYNDIYDWNGNIENIYKANTFISIGYKLLYPLGVLEANFDKEKLKKFLFRICSYYNDIPYHTSLHAAQVAHFSKSMLFMLDMNHKISAIDEFCLHISSLCHDTGHPGLNNYFLINSENNLALTYNDNSVLENYHCSLLFKTLKNPNYNIFEHYPYHIFISCKKNIIKAILSTDMKNHFEYISDFRTSKEFIDYDNLSNDQIWQIFCLILKASDIGHSTLEWNKHLEWTLKINEEFYLQGLLEKSLNIQNSFLCDINTMNKLALSQIDFLKHLCIPLFNELNYICKNNDVYTHCIQPIENNIERWESHKNDNQNLGLHEKYKEENLLSKLELIKFE